A genomic stretch from Telmatocola sphagniphila includes:
- a CDS encoding ADP-ribosylglycohydrolase family protein, translating into MLGSIVGDIIGSVHEGKGTKFKKFDLFVPHSCFTDDTVLTVAVADWLMTGGDLINTLQSWFLRYPNAGYGGMFISWALQKNREPYNSWANGSAMRVSPVAWAFSDLDSVLEKARESAEVTHNHPKGIVGAQATAAAIFLARTGHAKPEIKKYIETTFHYELSRSLREIRAGYIFDVSCAGSVPESIIAFLESSSYEDAVRNAISLGGDADTMACIAGGIAEAFYGGVPEEIVTVAVSRLDSRIRETLEQFQAWQSSNQKSQIRTQE; encoded by the coding sequence ATGCTGGGTTCAATCGTCGGGGATATTATCGGTTCCGTCCATGAAGGCAAAGGAACGAAGTTCAAGAAGTTCGATTTATTCGTACCGCATTCCTGCTTTACTGACGATACCGTTTTAACCGTGGCGGTAGCAGACTGGTTGATGACCGGTGGTGATTTAATCAACACTTTGCAAAGCTGGTTCTTGCGATATCCCAACGCGGGTTATGGCGGTATGTTTATTTCCTGGGCTCTGCAGAAAAATCGCGAGCCATACAACAGTTGGGCGAACGGCTCGGCCATGCGGGTCAGTCCCGTGGCCTGGGCTTTTTCGGATCTTGATTCGGTCTTGGAAAAGGCCAGAGAGTCCGCCGAGGTAACGCATAATCATCCCAAAGGGATTGTCGGTGCCCAGGCCACGGCCGCCGCGATATTTTTAGCACGAACGGGGCATGCGAAGCCGGAGATAAAGAAGTACATCGAAACGACATTTCATTATGAGCTCTCGAGATCCTTGAGAGAGATTCGAGCGGGGTATATTTTCGATGTTTCTTGCGCGGGTTCTGTTCCGGAGTCGATCATCGCTTTTCTGGAATCGAGTAGTTACGAAGACGCAGTCCGCAATGCAATTTCGCTGGGTGGTGATGCCGATACCATGGCTTGTATTGCGGGTGGCATCGCTGAAGCATTTTATGGCGGCGTTCCCGAGGAGATTGTAACGGTAGCAGTCTCGAGACTCGACAGCCGAATACGAGAAACCTTGGAACAATTTCAAGCTTGGCAGAGTTCGAATCAAAAATCGCAGATTCGGACACAGGAATAG
- a CDS encoding IS66 family transposase has product MDAKEQLKEDVRTGKVSTDYLIDLIFSLQNQLQAALQEIADLKKQIASSPTPKVAEPYSIKAEEKRQEAKNPKKKRKQKNGKKRGRITSAEKIAQAERSEAIYPEGLDKNACHLSHTRPVWRVENGRAVLIAYQIYRGPKNRYGQIPGVIGRSEFGIEIFVEIAFLVYTVGMSFDKVCLSLQFFQNMTLRKAQVDALLHRLSRHWEKEFDTLCTLVANSLVVWTDETGWSLNSVWAFLSEKARILLFGVNKDADTLAKILDPSTFKGLVVSDDAAVYGHFTHSQKCWAHLLRKAIKLTLLEPDNAEYRRFTDRLIEIYRKAVRVKRDGRLGEAGRLQKIAELEDEIVVLCRPLWSQNLPKLAGTQDDYRKLNNEIMTLVMREELFAFVTTEEVEQPNGVTVEVGATNNESERTLRKPAEARKTGRTSKSLFGARRQSILTSVLESLRLYLKQFTLANVIEEINSWTEEGISCFTKLLNKMNLSLPKISVLNGLFPKVEAEPKLKPSG; this is encoded by the coding sequence ATGGATGCCAAGGAGCAACTCAAGGAAGATGTCCGGACGGGAAAGGTCAGCACCGATTACCTGATCGACTTGATTTTTTCCCTCCAGAACCAATTGCAAGCAGCTCTCCAAGAAATCGCAGACCTCAAAAAGCAAATCGCCTCCTCTCCTACGCCCAAGGTCGCTGAACCGTATTCGATAAAGGCGGAAGAGAAGCGCCAAGAAGCCAAGAATCCGAAAAAAAAGCGTAAGCAGAAGAATGGCAAGAAACGCGGTCGCATCACCTCGGCGGAAAAGATCGCTCAGGCCGAACGCAGCGAAGCGATTTATCCTGAAGGCCTGGACAAGAACGCATGTCATTTGTCGCACACTCGACCGGTGTGGCGAGTAGAAAACGGTCGAGCGGTGCTGATCGCCTACCAGATTTATCGGGGCCCTAAAAACCGCTACGGCCAAATCCCTGGCGTGATAGGCCGCAGCGAATTCGGCATAGAAATCTTCGTCGAGATTGCTTTCCTGGTCTACACCGTCGGGATGTCATTCGACAAAGTCTGTCTGTCGCTCCAATTCTTTCAGAATATGACTCTGCGAAAAGCGCAGGTCGATGCGTTGCTGCACCGGTTGTCGCGTCATTGGGAAAAGGAATTCGATACGCTGTGCACGCTGGTGGCCAACTCATTGGTTGTCTGGACCGATGAGACGGGCTGGAGCTTGAACAGCGTGTGGGCGTTCCTCTCGGAGAAAGCCCGGATCCTGTTGTTCGGAGTCAACAAGGATGCCGACACGCTGGCGAAAATTCTCGACCCGTCCACGTTCAAAGGTCTGGTGGTCAGCGACGATGCGGCGGTTTACGGGCACTTCACTCATTCGCAAAAGTGCTGGGCGCACCTGTTGCGGAAGGCCATCAAGCTGACGTTGCTCGAACCGGACAATGCCGAATACCGCCGCTTCACCGATCGGTTAATCGAAATCTATCGGAAGGCTGTTCGCGTCAAGCGCGACGGACGACTGGGCGAGGCGGGTCGTCTCCAGAAAATTGCCGAACTGGAGGACGAGATCGTCGTCTTGTGCAGGCCCCTGTGGTCTCAGAATTTGCCGAAGTTGGCCGGAACGCAAGACGATTATCGCAAGCTGAACAACGAAATCATGACGCTGGTGATGAGGGAGGAGTTATTCGCGTTCGTGACGACCGAGGAGGTGGAGCAACCCAACGGGGTAACTGTGGAAGTCGGGGCGACGAACAACGAAAGCGAACGGACGCTGCGGAAGCCTGCAGAAGCCCGCAAGACGGGCCGGACCAGCAAGTCGCTGTTCGGGGCTCGTCGGCAATCGATTTTGACCAGCGTGCTGGAATCGCTCCGCTTGTACCTGAAACAGTTCACCTTGGCGAACGTAATCGAAGAGATCAACAGTTGGACCGAGGAAGGGATCAGCTGCTTTACGAAATTGTTGAATAAGATGAACTTGTCGCTCCCCAAAATCTCTGTCCTCAATGGACTGTTTCCCAAGGTTGAAGCAGAGCCCAAACTCAAACCAAGCGGGTAG